In Granulicella mallensis MP5ACTX8, the sequence CGAACACGCTGGGTGCGGTTGTCTTTACAAGCCGCGAGGAAGACGTCGACGCCGCCCGCAAGGAACTGGCAGTAGAAGCCACGCATCTTGCGATGGAGCAGGCCGCGTCGGTGGCAAAGGCTGCGGGCTCGCATATTGCAGGAATCATAGCGATCGAAGTCGATCCGCAGAATGCCACGCTGGATTTCGCAAAAGCATCGTATGCTGCTCCTGCAGCGCCTGCCATGGCCGGCCTCAGAGCGGCTCCCATCGCAACAGCTGCTGGAGATCAGGACCTATCGATTGCCGTCAATGTGCAGGTAGAAGTTGCGCAATGACCTTGGGACATATGCAAAAACGGAGCAGCCATGGCTGCTCCGTTTTGCGTTTCATCCTGTCTATCTTTCGTCTTCATCCCTCGCAACCGCACGCACTCCGTGCAGTTGGGCAAACTCGGTTCTGGGCAGCCGCATCTGCGGTGCATAGCTGCCATAGACGCTGATGTGGAAGCATGCCTGCTGGAACTCTTCTTCCACGTCCAGCTTTCCGGCCTGCATCAGCGGCAGCAGGTAGCTGCGCATCCACGCGATCTCTTCCATGCTCATGCCGTGCTTGCCGAAGTCGATGGCCTGTCCCGTGAGATGTGGCGATGCCACATCGCCTTCGATGGAGGCGGCATTGCCATTCACACGCTGCAGTCGAAGCTGATAGGCCACAGTGCGTACAGCCGAGTTCAAGTGCAGCGGTTCATGAAAGCGTGCGTAGAACGCGCGTGAGGTGTCGGTCACGAACTTCACGGTCCAGGGCCGTGCATAGCGGCGATTGTAGGGAAGCGCTTCGTTGACGGCTAGTCCCGGAGTATCGGGAAAGCCTACAAGCAGATGTTGCGCACGCATGCGGTCGAGGTCGGTGTCGTCCTGGATCCGCGAGAGCCCGGCGGCATCGGCCATGCGGTTCTGGTGGACGAGAATCTCGCGCGTACCTTTGAGCGGCGCGGGAACGATGAGCCTGCCCTCACGCGTGTAGAGCGGAACAGCCAGGGGACGGATGACTTCATCCGGCGACGGACGCTGTCCGGGGCGCTCGGCATCGGCGAGGGTCTCTGGCTTTACAGGAATATCCGAGTCGTCGGCGGAGACTTCTATCGGTGGAGTAGGGGGTAAGACACGCAGGACCGGTGCGGGTGGCTGCTGCCTCGTCGCTTCGATCGGGGCACTGTGCATGGGCAGCCGTTCATCATCGTCCGGATGCGACTCGCCCTGTGCGAAGACTTCATGTGATGAGGGCAACGCAGTCGCTACCTCATCTGTTCCACTGCTGCGTTCTCTGTGGGGTGCTGCGGGAACTTGCTTCACCGCTGTATTCGCTACGCGTACAGGTTCGCGGCGTGTCTCAACCGGATACCGCTCCGCGATCTCCGGTCTGACGGCGGTCCTGCTGTGCGTTCTCTGTCGCGATCCCGTGCGATACATCACGACGGGATCGTCCACCATCTTCGGCTCGCTCTTTCCACGGCGTCTACTCTGAGCACGAGATCTGGAGGAGGTTCCTGGTCTTTGGGTGTCCCTGGATTTAACCGAGGCTCTGTCGGAGTTTCTTCCCGTGCTCTTCGACGCGGTTGAACTACTCCGCTTTCCGGAGCGCTTGCCTGCGGACCTCTGCGATTCGAGCCTGCCCTTCGTTGCGGAGGAGCCGGCACTTTGGACGGCTGTGGAGTGGCGCAGACGTGGGGTATGCGTTGCCGCGAAGGCTGAGAGGGTACCTGCGGTAAAGGCGAGGACGAGCAGCAGCGCCTTTGCACGCGCGGAACCCCTTGCATGCGCGGAGCACGTCAGGGCAGCGAGAGAACGCTGTAAGTTCGTCATCGATCGATTTTCATAAGGTGGCCGCGAAGCCGCCGGAGCCCTTTCAGGCTATCGGTCGAGGGGCCTCGGCGGTAGTAGCGTTGTTGGTTCTCCGAGGCGGTTCCTCGAAGCGGCCAGAATTTTGGCGTCCGCATATTTTCGCGATACAGTGAGGGAGACTTACCCGGAGACCTACGCACGATGCCGACTTCGAAGACTTTGCAAGCCACCGCGCTTACTCTCGCCTTTGCTGGCCTTGTTGGGAGCGCCGCACTTTGGCGCCCGAACCCGGTCTCTGCCCATGCGGATCCCGCGCCCGATACAGAGGCCTTCTACACCCAGAAGGTGCAGCCGATCCTGCAGACCAACTGCTATCGCTGCCATGGCGGCATCAACCATCGCGGTGGGCTACAGATCGACACGAAGGCGGGTCTGCTGAAGGGTGGACACGACGGTGCTGTCATCGTTCCGGGGCATGCCGATCAATCGCTGCTGGTCAAGCTCATCAACCACGCCGGTCCCGCGAATGATCCCATGCCGATGCCGCCGAAGGATAAGCTCTCCGATGCCGATATCGCCACGGTCACGCAGTGGATCCAGGCGGGAGCAATTATGCCTGCGGAAGCAGCAAAGTAACAGGAAGACCACCGATTCGGGTGCCCCATCCTCGACGCGCGTTTTTTGCGCGGCAGGGTGGGGTATCGTTTGCGGTAGCAAACGACCGTACTCTTTGATAGAGGAACAGTCACCGCTACAAGCCGAAAGCGGTCGTGCTTTCGCACGATACCCCTGACGCAGAGCGCGCTTCGAAGATTTGTGGGATTCGCTTAGCGTCTATACCCCACCCTGCCGCGCAAAAACGCGCGTCGAGGATGGGGCACCCGGTTGTGCTTGTTTATCTCTTCAGGAAAATCTTTTTTAATACGCCCGCTGATACATCTTCGACATGCGATCATGCCAGCCCAGGCGCTCGTCGTCCAGGAAGGCCCATGCGAGCCCTATGCCCAGGGGGCAGGCTGCCAGCAGCATCGCCAGAACGCGGCGGCGCATGGCCTTGCGTGAGGGGTTGGCGTCGCCGAAGGTGCAGAGTGCGATGCGGGCGTAGCGCATGCCCGGTGTGGCTTCCGCGAGCGAGAGAAACAGTAGCTGGAAGATTACGAACAGCGCCAGCAGCACGCCTGCTGTGGTGACTCCCAGGAGCGGCAACGAGAGGGCACGGAGGTTCGGTCCAGCTATCTTGGCTACCACTGCCGCGAAGCCCAGAAAAGCGATTCCGATGCAGCCGGTGTCGATGCTGGCCGCCATGAGCCGAAGCTCCAGCGGCGCTGTCTGCGGTTGCAGCGTGAAGTGGTGCTGCGCCTCGGCGGGCGGCGCATGCGTGGCGACCTTGTTGGGGTCCAGAAATAGTCCCTGCCACTCGGGTGCACCGGAGAATTCCACTGCTTCCGGCTCGATTGAAATCTGCTCGGGCTCCACCTCGAAGATGCGCAACTGCGGCTCAACGGGAGCGTCCTCGCGCAGCGGACCTTCGGCCAGCCGGGGACGTGCCTTGCGTGAAGCTACCAACTGGCGAGGAAACTCGATCAGGTTGCCGGGGATCGGCTGGGCCTCGATGAGGTGCAGTTCGAACTCCGGCGCACGGCGAAACTCGATCTCCTGGTCCAACTGGTCGAGCTCGTCCTCGCCGTCGGCAGGGTGGACATGATGCGAGCGCGACTGCGACTGAGTCGTGACCGTCGCGGAACGGGCTGCTCCAATGTCGTCGTACATCCGTACCGTCAGACTGCCGGAGGATCTTTCCGCTACGGCTTCAATTCTTGGCTCTTCGAAGACGACTTCGCGCGGTCCTGGCCGGGATTCAATCTGTGCTTCGGCTTCGGACCGGTTCCACTGGTCGAGTTCTTCCATCAACTTCATCTGGGCTTCGGCGACGGCCCTGGCGTTCCGTGCGGCGATCTCCGCTTCGGCCTGCGCCTGCTGCGAGGCCCGTTCGGCCTCGGCGGCGAGAAATTCGCGATAACTTACGCTGTGTTCGTAGCGGGCGGCTACAGCCTCGCGGATGCGCGAAGTTCCACTGCGGGCCTGGTTCCGGATCTGGGCTGTCGCTCGCTCGCGCTCGGCTTCCAGTGCCAGTTCCTGGGCCCTGCGGCTGCGATGCGCGGCCAGCCGTTCGGCTACCACCTGTTTCAAGCCACTGACGCTATCCGTTCCCGTGGCGCGGTAGTCCAACCCTTCAGCGATCTCGTCTTGCTGCGCCGCACTGCTCATGCTCAATTTCAAACTCCCAGGGTCTAAAACGTACAATCCGCCGCCTCACCTGAACTCATCTGATGTTCATGGCAGCGACTTGCGACCATGAAATCGTCTAAGCTCAAACTTGTGGACGGTCTCACTCAAGCCCCCAGCGGCAAACGAATTCGGCAGCGCCGCCTTGCGATGCAACTGGTGCTTCTGTTCATAACTACCATTCTCGCGCCCCTGGGTCATCAACATCTAGAGGCTCAGGAGGTGGCGAGGGAGGAACCTCCTGCTGCCGCAAGTCAGGCTGTACTGCCTGAGGCGCCCACTCCACAGCAGGACGGACCGCTGGATCTGACGCAGATTCCTCACGCCACGCCGTTCTCTCCCGGCAAAGTCCCCGACCGCGTCGTGCTCGAATCCGACAATCCGCAGACCAAGACCGGAGATGTGCTTGCCGCCTCCGGCAATGTCGTCATCACCTATCGCGACCACATCATCTACGCGGACTCGGTGACCTATGACAAGGCTACCGGCGAGGTCAACGCCACAGGTCACCTGAAAGTGATCGGCGGAGAAAACGACGAGCATATCGAAGCCTCGCACGGAACCTACAACCTGCATACCGGCACCGGCCGCTTCTACGATGTCTCCGGCTCGGTCGGGTTGGGGAAAACCAATGCCAAAGAGTCTGTCGTTACCCCGGTTATTACCTCTACCTCCGCAACCGGCGGCCGAACCGGACCCCGGTCGGCTGGTTACCAGAACTCGAACCCGTTCCTCTTTGAAGGGCGCGTCGTCGTCAAGACCGGGCCGGAGAACTATGACGTCTACGACGGCGCGGTAACCTCCTGCCTTCTGCCCAACCCGGACTGGCAGCTCTTCGCCAACCACTTCAACATGGATGGCGATAAAGCGAAGGCCTACAGCTCCAACTTCAGGCTGCTGGGCATCCCTGTGTTCTATCTGCCTTACGTGACGCATCCCGTCGATGCCGACGAGCGCCAATCGGGTCTGTTGATTCCGACCATCGGCTATTCGAGCGCCAGTAAGGACACCGGCTCGAAGGGATTCACGATCGGCGAGCAGGCCTACCTTACGCTGGGCCGCTCGGCTGATTTGACGGTAGGAACGCTGTACTACTCGCTGCGCGGTTTTTCAGAGAACGGCACCTTCCGCTATCGCGGTCCGGGCGACGACTTTCTTACTGCCCACTTCTCCGCGCTGCAGGACCGTGGTTTTACCTCGGCTGCAGGCCTCTATCAGAACCAGGGCGGCCAGGACATCACCGTTGGCTACCGGAAGCAGCTCACGACAACCACCCGCGCTGTCGTCGACGCCGAGTATCTCAGCTCCTACATCTACCGCGAGGTCTTCACGGAGAACTTCAACCAGGCTGTGAGCTCCGACATTACTTCGACTCTTTACCTGATGCACGAGCGCAACGGATTCGCGCTGGATGGCCGGGTCGACCGCTATCAGGGTCTCAAGGTGGTGGCCATTGGCACCACGCCCGGAGAAGAGGTAAAGATCTTTCATGCGCCTTCGATCGATCTTTCGGCGGACGATCACCGGATCGAAGGAACCCCTCTGCTCTGGGACCTGGATACCTCGGTCGCAGCCCTGAAGCGCACGCAGCCTGACTTTGCTTCAGCCGGCATGACCGAACGCGTCGATGTACATCCAGAGCTGTCACTACCCCTGCACCTGGAAGGCTGGAACGTGATGTCGAGCCTGGGCGCGCGCGATACGTTCTACTCTCGATCGCGCCAGGCTCCCTATGGTGCCAATGCAACTCCCATCGAACTGACCCAGACGGTTAATCGCAGCGATTTCGAGGCCACTGTGGACATTCGTCCTCCTGTTCTTGAACGTACCTTCACCGTTCCGGCCCGGTTCCGGAAGCTCCTGGGCGATGAGGTTCGTCATACGATCGAGCCGGACATCACCTATCGTGATGTGCAGGGGATCAGCAACTTCCTCAACATCCTCCGCTTCGACGACATCGATCTGGCCAGCAATACCGACGAGCTCGCGTACGGCGTTACACAGCATCTCTACTTCCGCCCACGGCCTAAGCCGAAGAAGGCCGCTCCCAAGCCCGGCTGTCCTGTGCAGGAGGCTGGCACGGAGCAGTCGACAGGGGGCTCTGACGGCGGGGCGAACCTGCCCGATGTCTTCAACCCCACACCGCAGGCAGCCAATAACGATGCCAATGGGATTCCTAACGCCTGGGCCGCCGCGCCCGACGTGCCTCTACGCACGCATGGTCACCACCCCGACCCCTGTGCGCCCGACGCGGCGCCGGCCAATCCACCGCAGCAGGAGTGGTTCAGTTGGAGGCTGGAGCAGAAGCACTTCTTCAACCAGACCTTTGGCGGCGCGGTGATCGATCGCCGCCGGAATATCTTCGACAGCACCCTCTCCTTCTCCGGCGTGGCCTTTCTCACCGAGCCGCGCAGTACCTCTCCGCTGATCTCGCGCATGCGCTTTCGCACCTCCGGTCATACGGACATTGAGTACGACTTCGACTACGACACCGGCGCGACGAAGTTCACCAGCCAGAATGTCTTCCTCGATGTTCACTCCAGCCGTTTCTTCGGCGGGTTCTCCTATGCCCGCCTGAATGCGCCGGGCCGCTTCTACACCGAGGTCATCGACACCACGACCAATACCGCTACGGGATTGACCAGTTCGGCGGTCTCTGATTTTTCACAGATGCGGGTTTTGCTCGGCTATGGCACGCCCAGTAAGCCCGGACTCTCCGCGGCGGTAGGTTCAGGCATCGATCTGAAACTTGGCAGTGCCCAGTACGTTACTGTGCAGACCGGCTACAACTGGAACTGTTGCGGCCTGAGCGTGGAGTATCGCAAGTACGACTTCGGCACCATCCGTAACGAAGGCACCCCCAGCTTCAGCTTTACGCTGGCCAATATCGGCAGCGCCGGCAACCTGCGGCGTAATCAGAGCTTGTTCTAGCCGAATCTCAAAAATGCGGCAGGGAACCAGGCTCTGAGATAATCAATCATTGTGTTTAAGCCAACGCGCCTGTCCGCCGTCCTCTTCGCCACACTCCTGACTACGCTCGGCTGTCACGCGCAAAGTCCCGCTAGTCCCGCCAGTTCGCCAGCCATCGCCGCTCCTGTCGTAGGCAAGCCTCTTTCACCGGAGTTGGCCCGTCGCGTTGAGGTTCTGCTGCGCCAGAAGGCACCGCTTCCTCCTGGTTCGACCATCCAGGTCGGCGTGCCCACCGCTTCGGAGGTGCCGGGCTTTAGCCTGATCAGCGTCACTTTCTCGAATGAAGGCAAGAGCTCCCGCCCCATCAACTTCCTGATCTCGGCCGATGGCAAGACGCTGGCGCAGTTCACCAAGTTCGACATCTCCGCCGACCCGAAGAATCTCGTCTCGGCTGAAGGTCGCCCAGCCCGCGGCGGCCCGGTCACCGCGCCCGTTCTGATCGTCGGTTTCGACGACCTCGAGTGCCCCTTCTGCGCGCGGCTGCATGAGAGCATCTTTCCCGCGATGATCAATCGCTACGGGGATAAGGTTCGCATCGTCTACAAGGACTTCCCGCTGGACACGATCCATCCCTGGGCTGAGCATGCCGCTGTCGATGTGAACTGCATCGGCGCACAGTCTCCTGTGGGCTACTGGAACCTTGTGGACGGCATTCACGCACACGCCTCCGATATCGGCACCTCCGATGATCCCAAGGACACGCAGAAGACCCTGGCCAACGCGACCGTGCAACTCGATAAGCTGACTCGCGAACAGGGCAAGCTGCAGAAGGTTGATGCGGCGAAGCTGGACGCCTGCCTCGCCAAGCAGGACACTGCTTCCGTCGATGCTTCGAAGGCTGTTGGTGTTTCGCTCGGCCTTGAGGAAGCTCCGACCTTGTTCATCAACGGGGACAAGGTCAGCGGCGCTCTCCCGGTCGAGTTCATCTTCGGCATCATCGACGATGCTCTCCGTGCTCAGGGCCTGACGCCGCCTCCGACGTATGTGGCTCCGGCGACGACCGCTTCTGTGGCCGGAGGGAAGTAGAGCACTTGAGATAAGTATTTCCTGCGAGATCATGAGCGTTCAGAAATGAACAGCCCACAGCATGGTATTTGTCTCTGCCATACTTCTCGACCAACTTGAGGCTCACTGCATCTAATGGGTTCGGAGGCCTGAAGCTTGAGCGGGAAGAGAATGGCAGTCACGCATCTTTGCTTTCATCGCAGGAGGTGGGGCACCTTCTTCCTGCTGCTGACTTTGGCCGCACTCCCTGCTCCGATTCGTTCTCAGCAGCCTTCCACGACTCATGCACAGAGCTCCCAACGGACTCGCCTCATCCTCAAAGACGGAAGCTATCAGCTTGTGCTGAGCTATAAGGTCTCAGGCGATGTCGTGCAGTATCGCAGCGCCGAGCGCAATGGTGAGACAGAAGAGATCCCGCTTGCCCTGGTAGATCTTCCTGCGACAACGAAGTGGGCCCAGGAACATGGAGCAGGAGCAACGCAGGACAGGCCGGTGTTGAGTCCTGAGCTGGCCAGGGAAGAGGCTGACCGGGCGGCACGCACTCCGGAGATAGCTCCTGGTCTGCGACTGCCGGAGGAGCTCAGTGTGCTGGCCTTCGACACCTTCAATAGTGCTCCGGAGCTGATTCCCCTTGTGCAGCAGGGCGGTGATCTAAACAAGGAGACTGCGCATAATGTGCTGAAGGCGGCGATCAATCCGTCGTCCAGTCCACATCGCCTCCTGGATATTCCAGGTGATCACTCGGATGTTCAATTGCATCTGGCGGCTCCCGTCTTCTATGTCAGGCTGGGGAGCGACGATTCCGCAGATGCCGATTCGGGAACGATCACCGTCGATACGCATGGAGCCTCGGGGCGTGAGACACCTTCGGGTGGCGCAGAGAAGAGTGGCTATAAGATCGAGCGTCTGAGTGTTCTGGGCGACATGCGCGTGCTGAACAGCTTCCGTCCTGGCCTGGTGAATTCAAAGCGGCAGCCTGACGTAATCGAAGTTCATGCGGAGACGCTCACCGGCGGTCATTGGCTGAAGCTCTCACCGGCAACTCCGCTGGAGATTGGCGAGTATGCGCTGGTCGAGGTGTTGTCGGACCGGGAGGTCAACCTGGGGATATGGGACTTCGGCGTGCATCCGGCGGCGCGTGACAATGCTGAGGCGATAAGGCCTGCGCCGAAGCGGGCAGCAGTGCTGAAGGATCGGCCCTAGTTTGCAGCGTTGCTGCATAGAAAAGCCCCACGCGACAGTCGCGTGGGGCTTTTCTACAGGGGAACAGGGAAGAGAGTTTACTTCTGGTTCTGGGTCTTGATCTCGACGGTGACATTTGCCGAGACGGGACGGTTATTGAACATGGCCGGCTTGAAGCGGTACTGGTTCACAGCTTCGAGGGTCTTCGCGTCCAGCTCGGCGCCTGCCGACTTGGCAATGACCAGGTTGTGCGGGATGCCCTGTGCGTCGACGGTGAGGTGAACCTTGACGTCGCTATCGACGGAAGCCTGCTCAAGAGGTACGAGCGTTCCGACGACGTGGACGAGCACAGGAGACGCCGGCTCGATCGACTGGTTGCTGCCGTTCATCGTGTAGGAGAGCGTACCGCCCTGGCGCAATGCGGCCTCGGTGAAGCTCGGATCTACGTCTGCCTGAATGTACTCATGGGCAGGACGCACAATGTGGGTGTTGGGAGCAGGAGCGGGTGCCGGTGCAACAGCGGCTGCTGCGGCAGGGCGAACAAAGCTGATGGGCTGAACGGTGGCATTGGCCTGGAGGTTCGCCGAAGGGGTGCTGACCTGGGCGTGGGCCAAAACGGGAAGCAGGGCGAGAGACGCTACTACTAGAACTTGGCGCATGGTGAAATCTCCTTTAAGCCAAAAGTGCTCAACACCACCTTAAATTGATCGATGTACGGTTGTCAACAATTTTCTTGAAACAAATTTGCTTGCCCAACGTGATGACGTTTTGGCTGGAAATTTGGAATTGTGAGGAGAAGAGAGCTTCTTTTGAGGAGGAACAGGGACGGTGCCTTTGTCGTTGCTTGTTTTTCGCCGTCATCCTGAGCCGATGGCTCAGGATGACGACGAAAAACAAGCAACAGCAAAGACTGTCTGCAAGCTATGAATTGATTTTTTAGTAGTAACGGGTAGTGCGCAGAAACCACTCAACCGCCGATGTGCACCATGCTGCGGGAGGGTTTCAGGAAGCCGGGTTCGCCGATATGATGGCGAGCTTCCTTGCGTTCGATGACGCGGCGAATCCACGAGCGCATGTCATCATCGGAGGCGCCGCGATGCATCAATCCGATGAGATCGTGATCGCTCTGTGAGAACAGGCAGGTGCGGACCTTGCCGTCGGAGGTAAGGCGCACACGGCTGCAGTGGCCGCAGAAGGGCCGCGAGACCGGTGCGATGATGCCGATCTCGCCGCGGCCATCTTCGAAGGTGAAGCGGCGCGCTGTCTCGCTGATGTGATTGGGCGGCAGCTCGACGAGAGGACGCACGGCGTTGAGACGCGTGACGATCTCTTCCATGGGAACGACGGTCTCGGGAGCCCAGGTCCTGCCCTCTTCAAGCGGCATGAACTCGATGAAACGAACGATGACGCCTTCGTTCCGCGAGAACTCCGCGAAGGCCTCGATCTGCGAGTCGTTGAAGCCGCGCATGAGAACGCAGTTGACCTTGACGGGCCCAAGCCCGGCGTCCTGCGCCGCGCGGATGCCGTCGCGCACGCGCTCGAAGCTGCCGGGAACGCGGGTGATCCGGGTAAAGGTCTCGGGATCGACCGCGTCCATGCTCACGGTGATGCGGCTCAGGCCGGCTTCGCGCAGGGGACGGGCCAGCGGGGCTAGCAGGTGGCCGTTGGTGGTCAGGGCGATGTCTAAAGGGGCATCCGAAAAGGCGGGACGAAGCTGGGCGGTCTCGCGGATAAGATCCAGCAGGCCCTGACGCAGCAAGGGCTCGCCACCGGTAAGCCGAATCTTTTCAATGCCCAGGGAGACAAAGACCCGCAGGATGCGGGCGTAATCTGCGATCGGGAGCTCGGAGTACTGGGCACCCTCTTCGCCGGTCCGGCAATAGACGCAGCGATAGTTGCAGCGGTCCGTGACGGAGAGCCGGAGGTCGGTGATGGTGCGGTTGTGGCTATCGCGCAGACGCCCGTCGAGGAGAGCCGTAGCCAGCTGTTCAGACCCGAGGATGGGAAGCAAGCGCATACTCAACGATACGCTTTTCGCTTTGATCTCCGCTGACTGTTGCTTCCGAACTAAATGCCTACGCCGAATTCGACGTCCTGGATCTCGTCGCCGGAGTGCGCATAGAAGTCATAGGGGGTGCGGCGGTTGAACTTGTGGCGCTGACGCAGTTCGCGGCCCACCACGACTCCGATGGCCAGCGCTGTGACGCCCGCCGAAACCCAACCAATGTTGCGCAGGATGTGGTGGTCATTACGAGAGCGAAGACTCACGGTCTCTTCGACCTGGTTCCCGAGTTTGCGGAGCGAACGATACAGCCTCATGGCTTGCATGATAGCGCAGCGAGTGCCTGTTTGTGTAACGCGGTACCTGTGGCAAAACGTAGAAGTGACCCTGGAAAGTCAACAACACCAGCGAGCAGAAAGCTCATCTAGCTTTTGCTGGCGGTCGAAGGCGCGGCTGGCGCGGCGGCGGGAGCCGCTGCAGGAGCCGGGCTCGAGGCGGCAGGAGTTGCCGGAGCCGCAGAGCTCGAATCCGAGGCTGTGGCGGTTGAGGTGTCGCTGCCTGCTGCCGCGGGTTTGGCCGAGGCATAGCCGTCCTTGTACCACCCACCGCCTTTGAAGGAGATGGCCGCAGCCGTGATGGTGCGTGCGAGTGGGCCGCCGCAGTGGGGGCAGACGGTCAGTTCGGGGTCGGAGAACTTCTGGATCTTCTCGGTGCGACGGTGGCACTGGCTGCACTCGTACTCGTAAAGCGGCATTGCGGGTTTCCTTGCTGGTTCGGTTGAGTCTCTAGGATACAACTGCCTCTGTCAGGCCAATTCTAGAAGAGCGCTTCCAGCCTGCGAATCGTGGTGAGGGTTTCGCCCAGGGCTGGCTTCCCGACCTCTTTTTCGAACTCTTTTTGAAGCTTGTCGAAGGCCGCGATGACATGGAGAGCGCACTTCTTGCCCTGCGGCTTCAGGGTGAGTTGGTAGGCCCTCGCATCTTCTGGGTCAATCTTTCGCTGCAGCAATCCCTTGGCCTCCAGCGAGGAGACGCAGTGGCTCACGTTGCCGCGCGTCATGCCAAAGGTTTCGGCGAGCTCCGACGGTTTGATGGAGGCAGGCGCCTCAAAGAAGATCGCCGTGAGCACCAGGCCTTCGAGGAAGCTGAGGCCGTCGGTCGCAAGCGCCTGGGCGGCCAGGGCGTTGAACCGCCGCGCCGCGCGGCTGATCGCGAACATGGGGCTTTCGGCGAGGAAGGCATCGATGCGCATCGTAAGTGGATTTAGTTTACAGGATCAACTATCAAGGTCGATACGAAACCATCGTTGTATTGCGGGAGAGCAACAAGCAGGATGAAGAGACCTCAAGGAGTGATTGGAATTGATGATTCGCCTGCGTTACCTTCCCGTGGTTTTTGTTGCTGTACTGCCTCTGTGTGCGCAGCAGGCTCCCCAGCCGCAAACGCCTCCGGCCATTCAGCCGGTTAGCACGACCGTGGTTGTTCTCGGAGATGTAGAACCGGTAAGCCTTGGCGAATCAGCCCATACCGTTGTGACGCTTGATGCCTCGGAGCATCCGCTGGCCTCGCAGGACATCGAGGATTATCTGCGCACGGACTCTTCGGTCGACATCCAGCAGCGTGCCGGTGCTGGAGTGATGGCAGACATCTCGCTACGCGGCGCTTCGTTCGAGCAGACGCTGGTGCTGCTCAACGGGTTGCGCATGGATAGCGTGGAGACCTCGCACTTCAATCTCGATCTCCCCGTTCCGTTGGCGGCCTTGGGAAATATCGACATTCTGCACGGAGCAG encodes:
- a CDS encoding DUF5715 family protein, translated to MVDDPVVMYRTGSRQRTHSRTAVRPEIAERYPVETRREPVRVANTAVKQVPAAPHRERSSGTDEVATALPSSHEVFAQGESHPDDDERLPMHSAPIEATRQQPPAPVLRVLPPTPPIEVSADDSDIPVKPETLADAERPGQRPSPDEVIRPLAVPLYTREGRLIVPAPLKGTREILVHQNRMADAAGLSRIQDDTDLDRMRAQHLLVGFPDTPGLAVNEALPYNRRYARPWTVKFVTDTSRAFYARFHEPLHLNSAVRTVAYQLRLQRVNGNAASIEGDVASPHLTGQAIDFGKHGMSMEEIAWMRSYLLPLMQAGKLDVEEEFQQACFHISVYGSYAPQMRLPRTEFAQLHGVRAVARDEDER
- a CDS encoding c-type cytochrome domain-containing protein, translated to MPTSKTLQATALTLAFAGLVGSAALWRPNPVSAHADPAPDTEAFYTQKVQPILQTNCYRCHGGINHRGGLQIDTKAGLLKGGHDGAVIVPGHADQSLLVKLINHAGPANDPMPMPPKDKLSDADIATVTQWIQAGAIMPAEAAK
- a CDS encoding RDD family protein gives rise to the protein MSSAAQQDEIAEGLDYRATGTDSVSGLKQVVAERLAAHRSRRAQELALEAERERATAQIRNQARSGTSRIREAVAARYEHSVSYREFLAAEAERASQQAQAEAEIAARNARAVAEAQMKLMEELDQWNRSEAEAQIESRPGPREVVFEEPRIEAVAERSSGSLTVRMYDDIGAARSATVTTQSQSRSHHVHPADGEDELDQLDQEIEFRRAPEFELHLIEAQPIPGNLIEFPRQLVASRKARPRLAEGPLREDAPVEPQLRIFEVEPEQISIEPEAVEFSGAPEWQGLFLDPNKVATHAPPAEAQHHFTLQPQTAPLELRLMAASIDTGCIGIAFLGFAAVVAKIAGPNLRALSLPLLGVTTAGVLLALFVIFQLLFLSLAEATPGMRYARIALCTFGDANPSRKAMRRRVLAMLLAACPLGIGLAWAFLDDERLGWHDRMSKMYQRAY
- a CDS encoding LPS-assembly protein LptD translates to MKSSKLKLVDGLTQAPSGKRIRQRRLAMQLVLLFITTILAPLGHQHLEAQEVAREEPPAAASQAVLPEAPTPQQDGPLDLTQIPHATPFSPGKVPDRVVLESDNPQTKTGDVLAASGNVVITYRDHIIYADSVTYDKATGEVNATGHLKVIGGENDEHIEASHGTYNLHTGTGRFYDVSGSVGLGKTNAKESVVTPVITSTSATGGRTGPRSAGYQNSNPFLFEGRVVVKTGPENYDVYDGAVTSCLLPNPDWQLFANHFNMDGDKAKAYSSNFRLLGIPVFYLPYVTHPVDADERQSGLLIPTIGYSSASKDTGSKGFTIGEQAYLTLGRSADLTVGTLYYSLRGFSENGTFRYRGPGDDFLTAHFSALQDRGFTSAAGLYQNQGGQDITVGYRKQLTTTTRAVVDAEYLSSYIYREVFTENFNQAVSSDITSTLYLMHERNGFALDGRVDRYQGLKVVAIGTTPGEEVKIFHAPSIDLSADDHRIEGTPLLWDLDTSVAALKRTQPDFASAGMTERVDVHPELSLPLHLEGWNVMSSLGARDTFYSRSRQAPYGANATPIELTQTVNRSDFEATVDIRPPVLERTFTVPARFRKLLGDEVRHTIEPDITYRDVQGISNFLNILRFDDIDLASNTDELAYGVTQHLYFRPRPKPKKAAPKPGCPVQEAGTEQSTGGSDGGANLPDVFNPTPQAANNDANGIPNAWAAAPDVPLRTHGHHPDPCAPDAAPANPPQQEWFSWRLEQKHFFNQTFGGAVIDRRRNIFDSTLSFSGVAFLTEPRSTSPLISRMRFRTSGHTDIEYDFDYDTGATKFTSQNVFLDVHSSRFFGGFSYARLNAPGRFYTEVIDTTTNTATGLTSSAVSDFSQMRVLLGYGTPSKPGLSAAVGSGIDLKLGSAQYVTVQTGYNWNCCGLSVEYRKYDFGTIRNEGTPSFSFTLANIGSAGNLRRNQSLF
- a CDS encoding DsbA family protein — its product is MFKPTRLSAVLFATLLTTLGCHAQSPASPASSPAIAAPVVGKPLSPELARRVEVLLRQKAPLPPGSTIQVGVPTASEVPGFSLISVTFSNEGKSSRPINFLISADGKTLAQFTKFDISADPKNLVSAEGRPARGGPVTAPVLIVGFDDLECPFCARLHESIFPAMINRYGDKVRIVYKDFPLDTIHPWAEHAAVDVNCIGAQSPVGYWNLVDGIHAHASDIGTSDDPKDTQKTLANATVQLDKLTREQGKLQKVDAAKLDACLAKQDTASVDASKAVGVSLGLEEAPTLFINGDKVSGALPVEFIFGIIDDALRAQGLTPPPTYVAPATTASVAGGK
- a CDS encoding energy transducer TonB — encoded protein: MRQVLVVASLALLPVLAHAQVSTPSANLQANATVQPISFVRPAAAAAVAPAPAPAPNTHIVRPAHEYIQADVDPSFTEAALRQGGTLSYTMNGSNQSIEPASPVLVHVVGTLVPLEQASVDSDVKVHLTVDAQGIPHNLVIAKSAGAELDAKTLEAVNQYRFKPAMFNNRPVSANVTVEIKTQNQK